A portion of the uncultured Bacteroides sp. genome contains these proteins:
- a CDS encoding TolC family protein — MKKQIIFLMCTTALFSSCHIYKSYDRPDIKTSGLYRDTASVNDTLAVSDTANMGNLPWKEVFTDPKLQSLIEMGLNNNTNLLTATLKVREAEAMLTSAKLSFLPSFALAPEGTVASFDHSKATQTYTLPVVASWEIDLFGKLLNAERDQKAILLQTKAYQQAVRTKVIANIANTYYTLLMLDRQLDISTQTAENWKHSVEITRKLMTIGAVNESGIASTEANYYSVLASLPELRRQIRETENSLSLLLGQVPQTLDRGKLEEQILPTHLATGIPVQLLSNRPDVRQSEMALASAYYNTNKARSAFYPSLTLTGSLGWTNSAGAAIINPGKMIASAVGSLTQPLFAKGALIANLKVTKAQQEEALLSFQYSLLSAGSEVSNALVQYQSATERSGLEENQIKSLGRAVDYTQQLFSLGSSTYLEVLTAQKSLLSAELSKVSNDFSRMQAVVNLYYALGGGR; from the coding sequence ATGAAAAAACAGATAATATTTCTGATGTGTACAACTGCTCTATTCAGCAGTTGTCACATCTACAAATCATATGACCGCCCTGACATAAAGACAAGCGGGTTGTATCGAGATACAGCTTCTGTGAATGACACGCTGGCGGTGAGCGATACAGCTAACATGGGCAATCTGCCATGGAAAGAAGTGTTCACTGACCCTAAGCTACAATCATTGATTGAAATGGGTTTGAATAACAATACGAACCTGCTAACTGCAACATTAAAGGTGAGAGAGGCGGAGGCCATGTTGACTTCGGCAAAGCTCTCTTTCTTGCCTTCTTTTGCACTTGCACCGGAAGGAACAGTTGCTAGTTTTGACCATTCCAAGGCAACTCAAACCTATACATTACCTGTTGTTGCAAGTTGGGAGATAGATCTGTTTGGTAAATTGCTGAATGCCGAACGTGACCAAAAAGCAATTTTATTGCAAACAAAAGCCTATCAGCAAGCTGTGCGTACTAAGGTTATAGCCAATATAGCTAATACTTATTATACCTTACTGATGTTAGACCGTCAGTTGGATATTAGCACGCAAACAGCCGAAAACTGGAAGCATAGTGTAGAAATAACCAGAAAGTTAATGACGATTGGTGCTGTTAACGAATCGGGTATCGCCTCTACAGAAGCTAACTACTATAGTGTATTGGCTTCTCTACCCGAACTGCGCAGACAGATTCGTGAAACAGAAAACTCTCTTTCACTACTATTGGGACAGGTTCCACAAACGCTTGATCGCGGTAAGTTGGAAGAACAAATATTACCGACGCATTTAGCTACGGGAATTCCTGTACAGTTACTATCTAACCGTCCGGATGTAAGACAAAGCGAGATGGCACTGGCTAGTGCTTATTATAATACGAATAAGGCTCGTTCGGCTTTCTATCCAAGTCTTACCCTGACCGGATCTTTGGGATGGACAAACAGTGCCGGTGCGGCTATCATAAATCCAGGCAAGATGATTGCTTCCGCTGTAGGTTCACTTACACAACCACTCTTTGCAAAAGGAGCTTTGATAGCAAATTTAAAAGTTACTAAGGCACAACAGGAAGAGGCTTTACTAAGTTTCCAATATTCCTTGCTTAGTGCAGGAAGTGAAGTGAGCAACGCATTGGTACAATATCAATCGGCCACAGAAAGAAGTGGATTAGAAGAAAACCAGATTAAATCACTGGGAAGAGCTGTAGATTATACACAACAACTATTCTCTTTAGGATCTTCGACTTATCTGGAAGTACTTACCGCTCAGAAATCATTGCTTAGCGCTGAACTCTCAAAAGTATCTAACGACTTTAGCCGTATGCAAGCTGTTGTAAACCTCTACTACGCATTAGGCGGAGGAAGATAA
- a CDS encoding efflux RND transporter periplasmic adaptor subunit, whose protein sequence is MKTKINRSLTIRVLQISVIALCISLASCGKKQQGGMAGDQEYAVRTLQATSVELQSSYPASIEGKQDIEIRPQVSGFITKLGVDEGSVVRKGQMLFVIDPVQYKAAVQQAQAAVNVAKAAVSTAKLTAKNKKDLYDQKIIGSYELQMAENALTTQEANLSQAQAQLITARQNLSFTNVTSPSNGVVGSIPYRVGSLVSPSIATPLTTVSNIDEMYVYFSVTERQLMGLTRKSGNTAEILKSFPPVQLKVADGSVYSEAGKIETVSGVIDQSTGSVSMRATFKNPTHLLKSGGSGSVIIPYKSDNIIMIPQSATTEVQDKKYVFVVGADNKVVNSLVEVADLDNGTEYLVTSGLKAGDRIVVEGVSTLQDGMQIKPITEAQSATKKEQAAQMGAGPRPKK, encoded by the coding sequence ATGAAGACTAAGATTAACCGTTCCCTCACTATCAGAGTATTACAGATTAGTGTGATTGCTCTATGTATTTCATTGGCATCCTGCGGTAAGAAGCAGCAAGGAGGCATGGCAGGAGACCAGGAGTATGCAGTTAGAACTCTGCAGGCTACAAGTGTAGAACTCCAAAGTTCCTATCCTGCTTCAATTGAAGGTAAGCAAGATATTGAGATTAGACCTCAAGTTTCGGGATTTATCACTAAACTGGGTGTCGATGAAGGATCTGTCGTACGCAAAGGACAGATGCTATTTGTAATAGACCCTGTGCAGTACAAAGCTGCAGTGCAACAAGCCCAAGCGGCTGTAAATGTAGCAAAAGCGGCTGTGTCTACTGCTAAGTTAACAGCAAAGAATAAAAAAGATCTTTATGATCAAAAAATTATTGGTAGCTATGAACTTCAGATGGCTGAGAATGCATTGACAACACAAGAAGCAAATCTAAGTCAAGCGCAAGCACAATTGATCACTGCCCGCCAAAACCTCTCATTTACAAACGTTACGAGCCCATCTAACGGAGTTGTAGGATCCATTCCTTATCGCGTAGGTAGTTTAGTTAGTCCTTCTATCGCAACACCTCTTACTACGGTATCTAACATTGACGAGATGTACGTATACTTCTCTGTAACTGAGAGACAACTAATGGGCTTAACCCGCAAAAGTGGAAACACTGCTGAGATATTAAAGAGTTTCCCTCCTGTACAATTGAAGGTTGCAGACGGTTCTGTTTATAGTGAAGCAGGTAAGATTGAAACGGTAAGCGGAGTGATTGACCAATCAACCGGTTCGGTGAGTATGCGTGCTACATTCAAAAATCCGACTCATTTGCTAAAGAGTGGTGGTTCAGGTTCTGTAATCATCCCTTATAAATCAGATAATATTATTATGATTCCACAATCGGCAACAACTGAGGTTCAAGATAAGAAATATGTATTCGTTGTAGGTGCCGATAATAAAGTGGTCAACTCACTGGTTGAAGTAGCTGACTTGGACAATGGAACAGAATATCTGGTTACATCAGGACTTAAAGCAGGAGATCGTATTGTTGTTGAAGGTGTTTCTACATTACAAGACGGCATGCAAATCAAACCAATCACTGAAGCTCAATCGGCTACGAAGAAAGAACAAGCCGCTCAAATGGGTGCCGGACCTCGTCCAAAAAAGTAA
- a CDS encoding NAD(P)-dependent oxidoreductase, whose protein sequence is MYNELNETKASPFQEVNIGYTTKEAINEAKRCLNCKNPLCMPGCPIGHNIPGFINQLSMGNIGAAMQIINEKSNLPAICGRVCPHEKQCQGHCILNKKGNPVNVGKLERFIADFDSNMLLIKEKLAPKNRGKVAVIGSGPAGLTVAGDLARQGFNVVVFEWQKEPGGVLMYGIPEYRLPKEIVRREVKKIEALGVTFINDCRVGDQITVDAMLERDFDAVFIGSGTSVPKTLTVPGVNLYRVLQSSYFLRMVSLYNSGGINRAAVPLIEGEDVAVIGAGNVAMDTARTAIRMGAKKVNVIYHRTIEEMPALQTEYNEAVEEGVNFLWETNTLEFVGENNTLKAIRVSDPDGEKLIPMNRVLIAVGSKPANRIVSTSLGIEVNENGYVITKELPYGMTTRKGVFAGGDVVHTPQTVVLAMKEAKTVAKGIAQYVDAVKLLSE, encoded by the coding sequence ATGTATAATGAATTAAATGAAACAAAAGCCTCTCCGTTTCAAGAGGTAAATATCGGTTATACCACAAAGGAAGCGATTAATGAAGCTAAAAGATGTCTTAACTGTAAGAATCCTTTGTGTATGCCGGGCTGCCCTATAGGGCATAATATACCCGGATTTATTAATCAGTTGTCCATGGGGAATATTGGCGCTGCAATGCAGATTATCAATGAGAAAAGTAATTTGCCTGCAATATGCGGTAGGGTATGCCCACATGAAAAACAATGTCAAGGGCATTGTATCCTGAATAAGAAGGGAAATCCTGTGAATGTGGGTAAGTTGGAACGGTTTATTGCTGATTTTGACAGCAACATGCTTTTGATTAAGGAGAAGCTGGCACCAAAGAATAGGGGCAAGGTGGCTGTAATCGGTTCGGGACCTGCAGGGTTGACTGTTGCCGGTGATTTGGCTCGCCAAGGATTTAATGTGGTGGTGTTTGAATGGCAAAAGGAACCGGGAGGAGTCTTAATGTACGGGATTCCGGAATATCGCTTGCCGAAAGAAATAGTGCGCCGTGAGGTCAAAAAGATAGAAGCTCTGGGTGTGACTTTTATTAATGATTGTCGGGTTGGAGATCAGATAACAGTAGATGCCATGTTGGAGCGGGACTTTGATGCGGTCTTTATAGGATCAGGCACGTCTGTACCCAAAACATTAACTGTTCCGGGAGTTAATTTATATCGGGTACTGCAGTCTTCTTATTTCCTTCGCATGGTTAGCTTGTATAATAGCGGTGGAATTAATCGTGCTGCCGTGCCTTTGATAGAAGGAGAAGATGTGGCAGTGATTGGTGCCGGAAACGTAGCGATGGATACGGCACGTACTGCAATTCGAATGGGGGCGAAAAAGGTGAATGTGATTTATCATCGGACGATAGAGGAAATGCCTGCTTTGCAGACAGAATACAACGAGGCTGTAGAAGAAGGAGTGAACTTCCTATGGGAAACAAATACGTTGGAATTTGTTGGAGAAAACAATACCTTGAAGGCTATTCGAGTATCGGATCCTGATGGTGAGAAGTTAATTCCGATGAATCGTGTACTGATAGCTGTTGGCTCAAAACCTGCTAACAGAATCGTTTCTACTTCTTTAGGTATCGAAGTCAACGAAAACGGTTATGTGATTACAAAAGAGTTGCCGTATGGCATGACGACTCGTAAAGGAGTATTTGCCGGTGGTGATGTGGTGCATACTCCACAAACCGTTGTCCTTGCAATGAAAGAAGCGAAGACGGTGGCTAAGGGCATTGCACAATATGTTGATGCTGTTAAACTGCTGAGCGAATAG
- a CDS encoding efflux RND transporter permease subunit: MKLDKFINRPVLSTVISILIVILGILGLISLPITQYPDIAPPTIEVSTSYSGADAQTVLNSVIAPLEESINGVENMTYMTSTASNNGSASITVYFKQGTDPDMAAVNVQNRVSSATNLLPSEVVQVGVTTEKRQSSMLVIFGVHGTDNRYSEAFLQNYTEINILPLIKRIPGVGSAQAFGGSTYSMRIWLKPDVMKQYKLIPSDVTAALAEQNIEAAPGQFGESGNQSFQYAMRYKGRLKNVTEYENIIIKASANGEMLRLKDVARVQLDALSYSFKTSVNNTPGVVCAVYQTAGSNATAIIKEIQKTLKEAEKNFPPGVKSDEMMNTNDFLYASIEEVIKTLIEAFLLVFIVVYIFLQDFRSTLVPAIAVPVSLIGTFFFLYIFGFSINLLTLFALVLAIAIVVDDAIVVVEAVHAKLDQGYKSARIASIDAMNEISGAIVSITLVMAAVFIPVTFMGGTSGVFYTQFGITLAIAIFISALNALTLSPALCAILLKPHKNEEGKKLSVIDRFHQSFNAAYDVTLNKYKKGVQFFIKHKWLSIGTVVTSAALLAILMVKTPTGLVPNEDTGTFFITVSCPPGSSLEKTQATMGEVDKLLAANPLVEFRAQIMGYSFLAGQGSPYGTFVCRMKDWSEREGKGQDANSVIGLLYAQTATIKDAQILIFAPPMISGFSATNGFEFSVQDKTGGDVNKFFGVTQNFLAKLKERPEIAAAQSTFDPRFPQYMIDVDVAKCKKAGISPRDVLTTLQGYYGGLYASNINKYGKLYRVMIQADANYRTNPEGLKNIYLRNGNEMAPISEFMTLTKVYGPQNISRFNMFTSMGVNGSAANGYSSGDAIKAIQEVAAESLPTGYGYEFAALTRSEQSSSNSTAIVFALCILFVYFILSAQYESYILPLTVILSLPFGLAGTFIFANLMGIENNIYLQIALIMLIGLLAKNAILITEFALERRKTGMGITWSAVLAAAARLRPILMTSLAMIIGLLPLMFASGVGANGNSSLGTGAVGGMFVGMICQIFIVPILFVIFESIQEKIKPLHWEDGDQKAIRAELEQYTNLHKEDNKK, from the coding sequence ATGAAATTAGATAAATTTATAAACCGCCCGGTATTATCCACGGTTATCTCTATCCTCATTGTGATATTGGGTATACTAGGATTAATATCCCTGCCCATCACCCAATACCCGGATATTGCCCCACCTACCATCGAGGTAAGCACATCCTATTCAGGAGCTGACGCACAGACTGTTCTGAACAGCGTGATCGCTCCGCTCGAGGAATCCATTAACGGTGTAGAGAACATGACCTACATGACCTCTACAGCAAGTAATAATGGTAGTGCTTCCATTACTGTTTATTTTAAACAGGGAACAGATCCTGATATGGCTGCTGTTAATGTACAGAATCGTGTCTCTTCCGCTACTAACCTGTTGCCTTCCGAGGTTGTTCAAGTAGGTGTTACTACAGAAAAAAGACAAAGTAGTATGTTGGTTATCTTCGGCGTGCATGGCACAGATAATCGATACAGTGAAGCGTTCTTGCAGAACTACACAGAGATTAATATTCTTCCCCTAATCAAACGTATTCCGGGTGTAGGTAGTGCCCAAGCATTTGGTGGAAGTACTTACTCTATGCGTATCTGGTTGAAACCGGACGTGATGAAACAATACAAATTGATTCCTAGCGATGTGACTGCCGCCCTCGCCGAGCAGAATATTGAAGCAGCGCCGGGCCAGTTTGGTGAAAGCGGAAATCAATCGTTCCAGTATGCCATGAGATACAAAGGACGTCTAAAAAATGTTACTGAATACGAGAATATCATTATTAAAGCGTCTGCAAATGGAGAGATGCTTCGTTTGAAGGATGTGGCAAGAGTCCAACTGGATGCCTTAAGCTATTCGTTTAAAACATCGGTGAACAACACTCCGGGTGTAGTTTGTGCGGTATACCAGACAGCCGGTTCAAATGCTACTGCAATCATCAAAGAAATACAGAAAACATTAAAAGAAGCTGAGAAAAATTTCCCTCCCGGAGTGAAATCCGACGAAATGATGAATACCAACGACTTTCTTTATGCTTCTATCGAAGAAGTTATCAAAACGTTGATCGAAGCATTTTTGCTGGTATTTATCGTGGTATATATCTTCTTACAAGACTTCCGTTCCACATTGGTTCCGGCTATTGCCGTTCCGGTGTCATTAATCGGAACGTTCTTCTTCCTCTATATATTCGGATTCAGTATCAACTTGTTGACACTCTTCGCCTTGGTACTGGCCATTGCCATAGTGGTCGATGACGCCATAGTGGTGGTGGAGGCGGTTCATGCCAAGTTGGACCAAGGATATAAATCGGCTCGTATCGCTTCTATTGACGCGATGAATGAAATCTCAGGTGCTATTGTCTCTATTACATTGGTAATGGCAGCAGTATTTATTCCGGTAACCTTTATGGGAGGTACATCAGGAGTATTCTATACGCAGTTTGGTATAACACTGGCCATCGCAATCTTTATCTCTGCTCTAAACGCATTGACATTGAGTCCGGCCTTGTGTGCTATCCTATTGAAACCACATAAAAACGAGGAAGGTAAAAAACTGAGTGTTATAGACCGTTTCCATCAATCATTCAATGCCGCTTACGATGTTACATTGAACAAATATAAGAAAGGTGTTCAGTTCTTTATTAAGCATAAATGGCTCTCTATCGGCACGGTAGTAACATCTGCAGCATTGCTTGCTATCCTCATGGTTAAAACACCAACCGGATTGGTACCAAATGAAGATACCGGAACATTCTTTATTACGGTAAGCTGTCCTCCGGGAAGCTCCCTGGAAAAAACGCAAGCTACCATGGGAGAAGTGGATAAACTATTAGCAGCAAACCCATTGGTTGAATTTAGAGCACAAATAATGGGCTACAGCTTTCTTGCGGGCCAAGGAAGTCCCTATGGAACATTTGTATGTAGAATGAAAGACTGGTCTGAAAGAGAAGGAAAAGGACAAGATGCTAATTCTGTAATAGGCCTGCTTTATGCCCAAACCGCAACTATAAAAGATGCTCAGATTCTTATTTTTGCACCTCCTATGATTTCAGGATTTAGTGCAACCAACGGTTTCGAATTCAGTGTGCAAGACAAGACAGGCGGAGACGTAAACAAATTCTTTGGTGTTACCCAGAATTTCCTGGCCAAACTAAAAGAACGACCTGAAATTGCGGCGGCCCAAAGTACATTCGACCCGCGTTTCCCACAATATATGATTGATGTAGACGTGGCCAAGTGTAAGAAGGCAGGTATTAGCCCCAGGGATGTGCTAACAACCCTTCAAGGTTACTATGGTGGCTTGTATGCATCTAACATAAATAAGTACGGTAAACTCTATCGTGTCATGATTCAAGCTGATGCTAATTATCGAACCAATCCGGAGGGTCTTAAAAATATCTATTTAAGAAATGGAAATGAAATGGCTCCGATAAGTGAATTCATGACGCTGACCAAGGTGTACGGTCCACAGAATATCAGCCGTTTCAACATGTTTACTTCAATGGGTGTAAACGGTTCCGCTGCGAATGGTTACAGTTCCGGTGATGCAATTAAGGCCATCCAAGAGGTAGCGGCAGAATCACTCCCGACAGGTTATGGCTATGAATTCGCCGCACTGACTCGTTCCGAGCAAAGTTCAAGCAATTCAACGGCAATCGTATTCGCTCTTTGTATCTTGTTTGTGTACTTTATCTTAAGTGCTCAATACGAAAGTTACATCCTACCGCTAACGGTTATTCTTTCATTGCCGTTTGGGTTGGCCGGAACATTCATCTTTGCCAACCTCATGGGTATAGAAAACAATATATATCTACAGATTGCGCTCATCATGCTCATCGGACTGCTCGCCAAGAATGCCATCCTGATTACAGAGTTCGCACTTGAACGAAGAAAGACGGGAATGGGAATAACTTGGAGTGCCGTACTTGCGGCCGCAGCTCGTCTTCGTCCTATCTTAATGACTTCTCTGGCTATGATTATCGGACTTTTGCCGCTGATGTTTGCTTCCGGAGTTGGTGCCAACGGCAATAGTTCATTGGGTACAGGTGCCGTAGGTGGTATGTTTGTGGGTATGATTTGCCAGATATTTATCGTTCCGATACTGTTCGTTATCTTCGAATCTATTCAGGAGAAAATCAAACCTCTTCATTGGGAAGATGGAGATCAGAAAGCTATTAGGGCAGAACTTGAACAATATACAAACCTACATAAGGAGGATAATAAAAAATGA
- the lpxA gene encoding acyl-ACP--UDP-N-acetylglucosamine O-acyltransferase, producing MISPQAFIDPSAKIGKNVEIYPFAYIEKNVEIGDNCIIMPYVSIMSGTRLGEGNSVFQNTVLGATPQDFNYTGEETTLIIGHNNVIRENVVINRATHAKDKTVLGNNNTLFEGVHLSHDSHVADDCSFGYGVKVSGNCTIDSHAILGSQVVVQQGAHVASWTLVRGGCRFSKDIPPFIVVAGNPTHYYSVNELVLSQNGIPEHIQKHIANAYRLIYQGNTSIFDSLKRIHEQVPMSEEIEEIIRFVEVSEEGRGIIK from the coding sequence ATGATTAGTCCACAAGCATTTATTGATCCCAGCGCAAAGATTGGGAAAAATGTAGAGATATATCCGTTTGCCTATATCGAAAAGAATGTAGAGATTGGTGACAACTGCATCATCATGCCTTATGTAAGTATAATGAGCGGTACCCGCTTGGGTGAAGGTAACTCCGTGTTTCAAAACACGGTACTAGGTGCTACGCCTCAGGATTTTAATTACACAGGCGAAGAAACCACTTTAATCATCGGACACAACAACGTGATTCGTGAGAATGTGGTAATAAACCGCGCTACCCATGCTAAGGATAAAACGGTTCTGGGGAATAACAATACGCTCTTTGAAGGAGTTCACCTCTCGCATGACAGTCATGTAGCTGATGATTGTTCCTTCGGTTATGGAGTAAAGGTTTCAGGAAACTGTACCATTGATTCGCATGCCATTCTGGGTAGTCAGGTAGTAGTGCAACAAGGTGCGCATGTGGCATCATGGACCTTGGTCAGAGGCGGTTGCCGTTTTAGCAAAGACATCCCTCCATTCATCGTAGTGGCAGGTAACCCTACGCACTATTATAGCGTTAACGAACTTGTACTTTCTCAAAATGGAATTCCTGAGCATATACAGAAGCACATAGCCAATGCATACAGACTTATCTATCAGGGAAACACCAGTATCTTTGATTCTTTGAAGAGAATTCACGAACAGGTTCCAATGAGCGAAGAGATTGAAGAAATCATCCGCTTCGTAGAAGTTTCGGAAGAAGGAAGAGGTATTATCAAGTAA